The Sorangiineae bacterium MSr11954 DNA segment CCACCTCGACGAGGTTACGGCGTCGCTTGCGTGCGCGGCGCCAAAATCGCGGCCAAAACGTCGGGCTTGGCCGGATCGCGTTCGAGGCGCGGCACGCGCAGCCCCCCGTTCCAGCTCACGCGAAGGGTGCGGTAGTAGCCATCCTTCTCGGTAATGAGCTCGATGGGCGCGTTGGTGCCCTTGGCCGCGAGCACGCTCTTTTCGAGCACGTCCGCCGAGTACTTGCGGCCGTTGACGGCGACAATGGTCGAGTCCGGCAATAGACCTGCGCGGGCGGCGGGACCTTCGAGCGACAGATCCTGAACCACACCTTTGTCGTTGAGCACGAACCCTAGCGATGTGCGCTCGTTGCGAAAATGCGCCACACGCTCGATGGAGGAGCGCAGCTCGTTGGGCTTGTCCTGGTAGACGAGCTTGTAGCCGCTGCCCTCGATGCCGCCCAGCGGCGCATGCGGGGCGACGGCCATGATGCGCTGCTCGAAGAAGCCCTTCCAGTCGTGGGCAGCCACGTCCCCTAGGGCCTTGAGCACATCGGCGAGCTCGTAGGGCTTCACCTGGGCGCCCGTGTTCTGGCCCCCGAAGAACGCGCGGGAAAAGTCATCGAGCGAGCGCTTTCCACCAGTCTTTTGGCGGATGAGCGTGTCCACCTCCAACCAGATCAGCAAGCTCTCCGGGTAGTAATCCATCGCGCGCTGCGCCGAGTACCAAGGCCGGTTCGACTCCTGCCCAAAGGCGGGCGTATACGTGGTGTCGGCCAGTGAGCGCCACTTGCGGCCGGGAATCGAGTCGAGGGTGGCGGCGACGAGCGCCAGCTGGTCTTTGGCGTCGGAGACGGACCCCAAGCCGCTGCGCGCGGCGAGGAGCCAGCCATAGTAGTCCGTGAGCCCCTCGTAGACCCAGAGCAGCTCGTTGTGCATCGGCTGCTGGTAATTGTCGGTCGCCAGGCCCTTGGGCCTTCGGTATTTGCCATTCCAGGAGTGCGCGAACTCGTGCGGGAGCAGCTCGCGCGCCAAGCGGAACGTGTCGTCCTTGGAAAAGAGGCTCGCGCCCGAGAGGTTCTGGCTGGAGGCATGGTGCTCGAGGCCACTGCCGGCGAAGTCGCCGGTCAGGATATACAAGAAGGTATATTTGTCGTAGTGGCGCGCGCCGAAGAGGCTCGTCGCCTCGGCGATCAGCCGGCGGTAGAGGGCGATTTGCTTGTCGTTCGCCTCCAGCGCCTCTTTGGTCTCCGCCACCAGCTCGAGGGAGTGCGAAGCGCCGAGCGCGGTGCCCAAATCGATGGTGCGGCCGTAGCGGCCCATGACCACCGGCGAGTCGACCAGGGTCTCGAGCGATACGGGCTTGAAGCTCACCGTGCCGCCACCGCCGCCGCCCCCCTGCTGAGACGGCGACGTCGACTGCGACTGCGATGCGACCGGCAACGCCGTGGCCCAATGCCAATTGGCGGGGACGTCGACTGCCGCCTCGACCTGCACATCGCGCGCGCGCGTGCCCTTCGGATAGAGCAGTACCCGGTTCCAATTGAACTCCGAGACATCGGCGGTGGCCAACCATCGTTTGTCGACGACCACGTCGAGCTCCACGTCGACCGCCGTGCTGCCGGCCGGCAACGTCATCGAAAATTCCGAGATCTGCTCGGGATCACGCTGCCACGCGAGCGCCTTTCCGCCTGCCGAGAAGCGCAGCCCGCTGATATCGGCGACCTTGCCCGTCGGCCCGTGGTTGCCTGGAATCCACTTTGGGTACACCAGTGTGATAGGGCCCGGCCGCGCAGGAACATGAATCTTGGCGTGCAGAATCATCTGCGGCACGTCGCGCGCATCGACGCGCACGGTCATCGGCCCCGCAAGGGAGGTGGGCGCGGCCGGTGCCGCCGAGGCATCCGGGGCGCACCCGGTGAGCCAAAGAGCGATGGGAAGAAGATGCAGGCCAGCGGTTTTTCTCATGGCAGTATCTCGCTCCTACCACCAATTTGGCCATCCCTTGCAAGGTTCTGGATGAGCTGACGCTTTGGCGGTTTTTCTCCCGATTCGCCCATGGGATTCGGGAAATTTTACTTCTCACACATCGCCCCCAACTTCCAACTGCCGGCACACGCCCGAACCGCCGGCTCACATCCCAAATGCCGGGCGTACGCCGAACGCGAATCATCACGCACCCAGGCGCCCGCCGAGCGTGAAACGCCACGCGCCCAGGCGCCACCGAACGCCCGAAATGCCGAGCACACGCCGAACGCGAAACGCCACGCGCCGAGGCGCCGCCGAACGCCCGAAATGCCGAGCACACGCCGAACGCGAAACGCCACGCGCCGAGGCGCCGCCGAACGCCCGAAATGCCGAGCACACGCCGAGCGCGAACCACACGCCCGAAGCGCCGCCACACGCCCGAAGCGCCGCCACACGCCCGAAGCGCCGCCACACGCCCGAAGCGCCACCACACGCCCGAAGCGCCGCCGACCCCCCCGAAATGCCGGGCACACGCCAAACGCCGGCGCGACGAGTCCTTAAATGCGAACGGGGAACCGCCTTTTTGTAGCGTTCCCCGTTGCTATGAGCCCGCGATGCGGGCCGCTACGACTCGATGAACGACTTGAGCTGCTTCGACCGGGACGGATGGCGAAGCTTGCGGAGCGCCTTGGCCTCGATTTGGCGGATGCGCTCGCGGGTGACTTCGAAGTCTTGTCCGACTTCTTCGAGCGTATGATCGCTCTTCTCCCCGATGCCAAAGCGCATCCGGAGGACTTTTTC contains these protein-coding regions:
- a CDS encoding M61 family peptidase yields the protein MRKTAGLHLLPIALWLTGCAPDASAAPAAPTSLAGPMTVRVDARDVPQMILHAKIHVPARPGPITLVYPKWIPGNHGPTGKVADISGLRFSAGGKALAWQRDPEQISEFSMTLPAGSTAVDVELDVVVDKRWLATADVSEFNWNRVLLYPKGTRARDVQVEAAVDVPANWHWATALPVASQSQSTSPSQQGGGGGGGTVSFKPVSLETLVDSPVVMGRYGRTIDLGTALGASHSLELVAETKEALEANDKQIALYRRLIAEATSLFGARHYDKYTFLYILTGDFAGSGLEHHASSQNLSGASLFSKDDTFRLARELLPHEFAHSWNGKYRRPKGLATDNYQQPMHNELLWVYEGLTDYYGWLLAARSGLGSVSDAKDQLALVAATLDSIPGRKWRSLADTTYTPAFGQESNRPWYSAQRAMDYYPESLLIWLEVDTLIRQKTGGKRSLDDFSRAFFGGQNTGAQVKPYELADVLKALGDVAAHDWKGFFEQRIMAVAPHAPLGGIEGSGYKLVYQDKPNELRSSIERVAHFRNERTSLGFVLNDKGVVQDLSLEGPAARAGLLPDSTIVAVNGRKYSADVLEKSVLAAKGTNAPIELITEKDGYYRTLRVSWNGGLRVPRLERDPAKPDVLAAILAPRTQATP